In Longimicrobium sp., the sequence CTTCCCCGCCCCTCACCCGCCCGTCGATCCAAACCCGCCGGTCCCCCGATCCGTGGCACTCAGCTCCGACGCCTCCTCCACCACCGGCGTCTCGAATCGCGCGAACACCAGCTGCGCGATCCTCATCCCCCGCGGAATCGGCACCGGATCCGGGCCGGCGTTCCACACGATCACGCGCAGCTCGCCGCGATAGTCCGGGTCGATGGTGGCGGGCGTGTTCGGCAGAGTGATCCCGTGCCGCAGCGCCAGCCCGGAGCGCGGCCGCACCTGGCACTCGACGTCGGGCGGCAGCTCGATCTCCAGCCCCGTCGCCACCAGCCTTCGCTCCCCCGCCGCCAGCACGAAGTCCGGCTCCGCCGAAGCGACGTCGTACCCCGCCGCCCCCGGCGTCTGCCGCGCGGGGAGCGGAAGATCGGGATTGGAGGGTAGCCTGCGAAAACACACCGTCATCGGCGGAGGCATCAGAACTGGCTCTGAGTCTTGCGCCGCTCCCAGAGCCCCGCTTCCGGGGTGGTGTAAGTCAGCACCACGGCCGGGAGACCGGGCTGCAGCGCCAGCATCACCTGTGCACCGTTTACCGGGTCGGTCCATCGCTTCAGGAAGCCGCCGGTCCCCTGCACCAGCGCCGCACAGGGCTCGCCCTGCCCGATCTGCTTCGCGACGCCCTCCAGCTCCGGATACCGGCGCGAGACACCCTGATCGAACAGGTTGAGCTTCATTACGCACTCTGCTTGCGACTGGAACGTCGCGGCGTAACCGGCGCGGAACATCCCGTGTTCCGGGTGCACGAAGAAGATGAGATCCGCCTGCTGCCCCGCGAGCGACTCCGGATACCCGAGCACCTTCACCCCCTCCGCGTCGTCGCTGTGGTTCGGCGGATCACCTCGCCGGGCGACGATCGCTTTCACGTCCGTCCCCCCACGCGATCCCGGCCACCCCGGTGATCGTCGGGCCGGCGGTGTCGGGGGCGGCGGCGTTCTCCGCTTCGGCGGAACCGGCGGACGCGTTCTCCGGCGTCGAACACCCCAGCATCGCGGCGGCGGCGCTGGCCAGCAGGAGCGGCATGATCTTCATCGGCGGTCTTCGATCCGGAGACGCGGTCAGGAGCTGCGGACGCGAGAAGGGACGGCCTCCCGCGTGGGAAGCCGTCCCCTTCGATTTACTGCTCCAGCACCCTTTAAGCCAGGACGCTGTCCAGCGCCACCAGCGGCAGCCCGAACGCCTCGGCGACGCCCGGGTACACCACCTGCCCGCCGACCACGTTCAGCCCCAGCGCGAGCGCGCGGTCCTGCCGGCACGCCTCCTCCCACCCGAGGCGCGCCAGACGCGCCGCGTATGGGAACGTCGCGTTGGTCAGCGCCAGCGTGGAGGTGCGCGGCACCCCGCCCGGCATGTTGGCCACGCCGTAGTGGATCACGCCGTCGATCTCGTAGATGGGGTTCTCGTGCGTCGTGGGGCGGATCGTCTCCACGCACCCGCCCTGGTCCACGGCCACGTCCACGATCACGGAGCCCTTCTTCATCCGCTTCAGGTCCTCGCGCAGCACCAGCTTGGGAGCCTTGGCGCCCGGCACCAGCACGGCACCCACCAGCAGGTCGGCCGTCTCCAGCCGCTCCAGGATGTTGTGGCGGTTGGAGTAGATCATCTCCACGTTCGCCGGCATCACGTCGGAGAGGTAGCGCAGGCGGTCCAGCGAGAGGTCCAGGATGGTGACGCGGGCGCCGAAGCCGGCCGCCATCTTGGCCGCGTTGATCCCCACCACGCCGCCGCCGATGATCACCACGTTGGCGGGCGCCACGCCCGGCACGCCGCCCAGCAGCATCCCGCGGCCGCCGTAGTACTTCTCCAGGTACTTGGCGCCGGCCTGGATCGCCATGCGGCCGGCGACCTCGCTCATGGGGGTGAGCAGCGGGAGCTCGCCGTTGGGGAGCTGCACCGTCTCGTACGCCACGGCCACCGCGTTGGAGGCGATGAGGGCGCGGGTGAGCGCCTCGTCGGCCGCGAAGTGGAAGTAGGTGAAGAGGAGCTGGTTGGGGCGGATGCGCGGGTACTCCACCGCGATCGGCTCCTTGACCTTCATGATCATCTCGGCGCGGGCCCACACCTCTTCCACGTCGTGGACGGTGGCGCCGGCCGCCTCGTACTGGGCGTCCGAGAAACCGCTCCCCAGCCCGCCGCCGCGCTCCACCATCACGCGGTGGCCGGCCTGCACGAGCGCCTCGGCCCCGGCGGGGACGAGAGCGATGCGGTTCTCGTTGGTCTTGATCTCTTTCGGAACCCCGATCAGCATGAGCGGTCTTCGCCTGATGGGAGGTGTATCGCAAGCGCCCGCGACAGCCGCGGGGCGGGCGGGCGCACAATATGGCACGCCCGCATCCGTTTGGCGAGCCTCCGCGCCCCTCGCCAGAAACGTACCTCGAAACAACCAGTCTCACGCGGAGACGCGGAGACGCAGAAAGAACAACAGCAAAAAGCTCACGCAGAGAACACAGAAGGAACAGAAAGCCACAGAGAACTTCCTTTGCTTTTCTCTCTGTGTCTCTGTGTCTCTGTGTGAGCCATGCAGTTGCAGCTCTCCCCCGCGTCTCCGCGTCTCCGCGTGAGGCTGCAGTTACGAAGACCGCGAATGGAAAGCGCCCGGACACCGCGAACGGTGCCCGGGCGCTATCAAGACGAACGGCGCGGCTCAGGCCGGCTGCGACTCGCCCTTCTGCGCCAGCTCGGCCAGCGCGGCCTTGCGCGACAGGCGCAGGCGGCCCTTCTCGTCGATCGAGAGGAGCTTCACCTGCACGGCGTCGCCCTTCTTGAGCGCGTCCTCCGTCTTGTCCAGGCGCCCGTCCTGGATCTCGGAGATGTGGAGCAGCCCCTCGGTACCCGGAAGGATCTCCACGAACGCCCCGAACGCGGTGGTGTTCTTGACCACGCCGTCGTAGATGCGGCCCACCTCGGCCTCCTCGGTCATCCCGGCGATCATCCGGCGCGCCATCTCGCCGGCCTCGCGCCCGACCGCGGCGATCGTCACCGTGCCGTCGTCGTCGATGTTGATCGACGCGCCGGTCGACTCCTGGATCGCGCGGATCGTCTTCCCCTTGGGCCCGATGA encodes:
- the ald gene encoding alanine dehydrogenase, producing the protein MLIGVPKEIKTNENRIALVPAGAEALVQAGHRVMVERGGGLGSGFSDAQYEAAGATVHDVEEVWARAEMIMKVKEPIAVEYPRIRPNQLLFTYFHFAADEALTRALIASNAVAVAYETVQLPNGELPLLTPMSEVAGRMAIQAGAKYLEKYYGGRGMLLGGVPGVAPANVVIIGGGVVGINAAKMAAGFGARVTILDLSLDRLRYLSDVMPANVEMIYSNRHNILERLETADLLVGAVLVPGAKAPKLVLREDLKRMKKGSVIVDVAVDQGGCVETIRPTTHENPIYEIDGVIHYGVANMPGGVPRTSTLALTNATFPYAARLARLGWEEACRQDRALALGLNVVGGQVVYPGVAEAFGLPLVALDSVLA
- the dut gene encoding dUTP diphosphatase, with the translated sequence MPPPMTVCFRRLPSNPDLPLPARQTPGAAGYDVASAEPDFVLAAGERRLVATGLEIELPPDVECQVRPRSGLALRHGITLPNTPATIDPDYRGELRVIVWNAGPDPVPIPRGMRIAQLVFARFETPVVEEASELSATDRGTGGFGSTGG